The following are encoded in a window of Mycobacterium vicinigordonae genomic DNA:
- a CDS encoding M50 family metallopeptidase produces the protein MMFVIGIVLFALAILISVALHECGHMWAARATGMKVRRYFVGFGPTLWSTRRGETEYGIKGIPAGGFCDIAGMTPAEELAPDEQDRAMFKQATWKRVVVLFAGPGMNFVICLVLMYAIAVIWGLPNLHPSDKAIVGVTGCVAADIDKTKQGPCEGQGPAALAGIRPGDVVVKVGDTPVSTFGQLAAAVRTMHGTVPVVVERDGHLVTTNVAIQQTQRYDPNAKDKDHLVTVGAIGVGPPRNEPTRYNVLTAVPGTAVFAGQLTVEVGKSLAAIPSKVGALVNAIGGGERDKDTPMSVVGASIVGGDTVNHGLWVAFWFFLAQLNLVLGAINLLPLLPFDGGHIAVAVYEKIRNLIRSARGKVAAAPVDYYKLMPATYVVLLFVVGYMLLTVTADVVNPIRIFQ, from the coding sequence ATGATGTTCGTTATCGGCATAGTGCTGTTCGCACTGGCCATCCTCATCTCGGTCGCCTTGCACGAGTGCGGCCATATGTGGGCCGCCCGCGCCACCGGCATGAAGGTGCGCCGCTATTTCGTCGGCTTCGGCCCCACCCTGTGGTCTACCCGACGCGGCGAGACGGAGTACGGCATCAAGGGCATCCCGGCCGGCGGGTTCTGCGACATCGCCGGCATGACTCCCGCGGAGGAACTCGCACCCGACGAGCAGGACCGCGCCATGTTCAAGCAGGCGACCTGGAAGCGCGTGGTGGTGCTGTTCGCCGGCCCGGGCATGAACTTCGTCATCTGCCTCGTGCTGATGTACGCCATCGCGGTGATCTGGGGCCTGCCGAATCTGCACCCGTCCGACAAGGCGATCGTCGGTGTAACCGGTTGTGTCGCAGCGGATATCGATAAGACCAAGCAGGGCCCCTGTGAGGGTCAGGGTCCGGCGGCACTGGCCGGTATCCGGCCCGGCGACGTGGTGGTGAAGGTCGGAGATACCCCGGTGTCCACCTTCGGGCAACTGGCGGCGGCGGTACGCACCATGCACGGCACCGTGCCCGTCGTCGTCGAGCGAGACGGCCACCTGGTCACCACCAACGTGGCGATCCAGCAAACCCAGCGCTATGACCCCAACGCGAAAGACAAAGATCACCTGGTCACTGTCGGCGCCATCGGGGTGGGTCCGCCCCGCAACGAGCCCACCCGCTACAACGTGCTGACCGCTGTGCCAGGCACCGCCGTTTTCGCCGGTCAGCTGACCGTGGAGGTCGGCAAGTCGCTGGCCGCGATTCCCAGCAAGGTCGGCGCCCTGGTCAACGCGATCGGTGGCGGCGAACGCGACAAGGACACCCCGATGAGCGTGGTCGGTGCCAGCATCGTTGGGGGCGACACCGTCAACCACGGCTTGTGGGTGGCGTTCTGGTTCTTCCTGGCCCAGCTGAACCTGGTGCTGGGTGCGATCAACCTGCTGCCGCTGCTGCCGTTCGACGGCGGCCACATCGCGGTCGCGGTGTACGAGAAGATCCGCAATTTGATCCGGTCGGCGCGGGGCAAGGTGGCTGCCGCTCCGGTGGACTACTACAAGCTCATGCCGGCTACGTACGTGGTGCTGCTCTTCGTGGTGGGCTACATGCTGCTGACCGTCACCGCCGACGTGGTCAACCCCATCCGGATCTTCCAGTAA
- the ispG gene encoding flavodoxin-dependent (E)-4-hydroxy-3-methylbut-2-enyl-diphosphate synthase: MSIGLGMPAPPAPVLAPRRKTRQLMVRDVGVGSDYPIAVQSMCTTKTHEVNTTLQQIAELTAAGCDIVRVACPRQEDADALAEIAKHSQIPVIADIHFQPKYIFAAIDAGCAAVRVNPGNIKEFDGRVGEVARAAGAAGIPIRIGVNAGSLDKRFMQKYGKATPEALVESALWEASLFEEHGFGNIKISVKHNDPVVMVAAYEQLAAQCDYPLHLGVTEAGPAFQGTIKSAVAFGALLSRGIGDTIRVSLSAPPVEEVKVGTQILESLNLRPRGLEIVSCPSCGRAQVDVYTLANEVSAGLDGLDVPLRVAVMGCVVNGPGEAREADLGVASGNGKGQIFVKGEVIKTVPESQIVETLIEEAMRLAEQMGSETGETEKDSGTTASGSPIVTVS, encoded by the coding sequence GTGTCCATTGGCCTGGGAATGCCGGCACCCCCGGCGCCCGTGCTGGCTCCCCGGCGGAAAACGCGTCAGTTGATGGTGCGAGATGTCGGAGTGGGTAGTGATTATCCGATTGCGGTGCAGTCGATGTGCACCACCAAGACGCACGAGGTCAACACGACCTTGCAGCAGATCGCCGAACTGACGGCGGCCGGTTGCGACATCGTGCGGGTGGCGTGCCCGCGCCAGGAGGATGCCGACGCGCTGGCCGAGATCGCTAAGCACAGCCAGATACCGGTGATCGCCGACATCCACTTCCAACCGAAGTACATTTTCGCCGCCATTGACGCTGGATGCGCGGCGGTGCGGGTGAACCCGGGCAATATCAAGGAGTTCGACGGGCGGGTCGGGGAGGTCGCCCGGGCCGCCGGCGCGGCGGGCATCCCGATCCGCATCGGGGTCAACGCCGGATCGCTGGACAAGCGGTTCATGCAAAAGTACGGCAAGGCCACGCCCGAGGCGCTGGTCGAGTCAGCGCTGTGGGAGGCCTCGCTGTTCGAGGAACACGGGTTCGGCAACATCAAGATCAGCGTCAAGCACAACGATCCGGTGGTCATGGTTGCCGCCTACGAGCAGCTGGCCGCGCAGTGCGACTACCCGCTGCATCTGGGCGTCACTGAGGCCGGTCCCGCCTTCCAGGGCACCATCAAGTCGGCCGTCGCCTTTGGGGCGCTGCTCAGCCGCGGTATCGGCGACACCATCCGGGTGTCGCTGTCGGCCCCTCCCGTCGAGGAGGTCAAGGTCGGCACCCAGATTCTGGAGTCGCTGAACTTGCGTCCCCGCGGGCTAGAGATCGTGTCGTGTCCGTCTTGCGGACGCGCCCAGGTCGATGTATACACGCTGGCCAATGAGGTCAGCGCTGGTCTGGACGGGCTCGACGTGCCGCTGCGGGTGGCGGTGATGGGCTGCGTCGTCAACGGGCCGGGAGAGGCCCGTGAAGCCGACCTGGGGGTGGCCTCGGGCAACGGCAAGGGCCAGATCTTTGTCAAGGGCGAGGTGATCAAGACGGTGCCCGAATCGCAGATCGTCGAGACGCTCATCGAAGAAGCGATGCGTCTTGCCGAGCAAATGGGTTCGGAAACCGGGGAAACCGAAAAAGATTCAGGGACGACCGCGAGCGGTTCGCCTATTGTGACCGTAAGCTGA
- a CDS encoding GNAT family N-acetyltransferase — protein sequence MSAPPILRLVGERRVSVVRDAAAVWRVLGENPVESCMVAARVADYGVEPNAIGGELWTRGGVDESLCFAGANLIPLRGNLIDLNAFADEAKSTARRCSSLVGRADLVLPMWQRLQSAWGPARDVRDNQPLMAINAHPNCTLDTEVRQVRPEELDAYLVAAVDMFIGEVGVDPRLGDGGRGYRRRVASLIAAGRAWARFEHGQVVFKAEVGSQSPSVGQIQGVWVHPERRGLGLGTAGTATLAAVIVGSGRIASLYVNSFNTVARAAYTRIGFKEVGTFATVLLD from the coding sequence ATGTCGGCTCCGCCCATCTTGCGCCTGGTTGGCGAGAGGCGGGTGTCCGTGGTGCGCGACGCCGCCGCGGTCTGGCGGGTGCTAGGCGAGAATCCGGTCGAATCGTGCATGGTGGCTGCCCGCGTCGCGGACTACGGTGTCGAGCCGAATGCGATCGGCGGGGAACTGTGGACTCGGGGCGGCGTGGACGAGTCGCTGTGCTTCGCCGGTGCAAACCTGATCCCGTTGCGCGGCAACCTGATCGATCTAAATGCGTTCGCCGACGAGGCGAAAAGCACTGCGCGGCGGTGCTCGTCACTGGTCGGGCGGGCCGACCTGGTGCTGCCGATGTGGCAAAGGCTGCAATCCGCTTGGGGTCCTGCGCGGGACGTGCGGGACAACCAGCCGCTGATGGCGATCAACGCCCATCCGAACTGCACGCTGGACACCGAGGTGCGGCAGGTGCGGCCCGAAGAGCTGGACGCCTATCTGGTTGCCGCGGTCGACATGTTCATCGGCGAGGTCGGCGTCGATCCCCGCCTCGGCGACGGGGGTCGCGGCTACCGCCGCCGGGTGGCCAGCCTGATTGCGGCCGGGCGGGCATGGGCTCGCTTCGAGCACGGGCAGGTCGTCTTCAAGGCCGAGGTGGGCTCGCAGTCCCCGTCGGTCGGTCAGATCCAGGGTGTCTGGGTGCATCCCGAGCGGCGCGGGCTGGGGCTGGGCACTGCGGGCACCGCGACGCTGGCCGCGGTGATCGTCGGCAGTGGGCGCATCGCCAGCCTTTACGTGAATAGCTTCAACACCGTGGCCCGGGCCGCCTACACCCGGATCGGGTTCAAAGAGGTCGGGACGTTCGCGACGGTCCTGCTGGACTGA